One Cucumis sativus cultivar 9930 chromosome 1, Cucumber_9930_V3, whole genome shotgun sequence DNA segment encodes these proteins:
- the LOC101214281 gene encoding cysteine proteinase inhibitor 5, whose product MARSLIFMASLLLFIVSMSSVAATRAQLDLLGGYKPIKDIADPYIQSLGEFAVNEHNKQAKTELKFQKVIGGKLQIVAGTNYDLRLTALEGTVSRTYGTLVFTDLKKQNHLILFHGSTN is encoded by the coding sequence ATGGCTAGGTCTCTTATTTTCATGGCTTCTCTTCTCCTCTTCATTGTATCGATGTCATCCGTCGCAGCAACAAGGGCACAGTTGGATTTGCTTGGTGGCTATAAACCAATAAAGGACATAGCTGATCCATACATCCAAAGCTTAGGGGAGTTCGCAGTGAATGAACACAATAAGCAAGCCAAAACTGAACTGAAATTCCAAAAAGTGATCGGTGGAAAATTGCAGATTGTTGCTGGGACAAACTACGATCTACGATTAACTGCCCTCGAGGGAACTGTAAGCAGAACCTATGGGACCCTTGTGTTCACTGATCTGAAGAAGCAAAACCACCTTATCCTCTTCCATGGCAGCACAAACTAA